One Thermosphaera aggregans DNA segment encodes these proteins:
- a CDS encoding ArsR family transcriptional regulator: protein MKYNPGYWRLTPLFRLILEIVIDHPEGVSESDLIDILKKEHEVEVGKAELYKALMKLELSGYIQVEPVGKEFVIRLSPSFPELFK from the coding sequence ATGAAGTATAACCCGGGCTACTGGCGTCTTACCCCTCTTTTCAGACTGATCCTGGAGATCGTGATCGACCATCCGGAGGGAGTCTCGGAGTCCGACCTGATAGATATCTTGAAGAAGGAGCACGAGGTCGAGGTGGGGAAGGCGGAGCTCTACAAAGCCTTGATGAAGCTGGAGCTATCGGGTTATATCCAGGTAGAGCCTGTTGGAAAAGAATTCGTTATACGGCTTTCACCATCCTTTCCCGAGCTTTTTAAGTGA
- the fen gene encoding flap endonuclease-1 — protein sequence MGVNLKDLIPEDAKIIIENMRSLKGKVIAIDAYNALYQFLAAIRQPDGTPLMDSQGRITSHLSGLFYRTINLVEEGLKIVYVFDGKPPELKARELERRRALKEESARKYEAAVEAGDLEAARRYAMMASKLTDEMVKEAKKLLDALGVPYVQAPAEGEAQAAYLVKKGDAYASASQDYDSLLFGSPRLIRNLTISGKRKLPRREEYIEVKPEMIELNTLLSKLNLTLENLVDIGILVGTDYNPEGFEGIGVKKAYQLVKTYGSIEKIPKALLKSSVEVDVLEIKKYFLQPPVTDSYKIEWREPDEKLVFEILVNEHDFSEDRVKNALERFTKAYKENIKGVQTGLGKWFAKPS from the coding sequence ATGGGAGTAAACCTTAAAGACCTCATACCAGAGGATGCCAAGATCATTATTGAGAACATGCGCTCATTGAAGGGGAAGGTTATCGCGATAGATGCCTACAATGCCCTGTACCAGTTCCTAGCAGCCATAAGGCAGCCGGATGGAACCCCTCTAATGGATTCCCAGGGCAGGATCACGAGCCACTTGAGCGGGCTTTTCTACAGGACTATAAACCTTGTTGAGGAAGGCTTGAAAATAGTTTACGTGTTTGACGGGAAGCCCCCTGAGCTTAAAGCTAGGGAGCTTGAGCGCAGGAGAGCGTTGAAGGAGGAGTCTGCTAGAAAGTATGAGGCTGCTGTTGAAGCAGGTGATTTGGAAGCGGCTAGAAGATACGCGATGATGGCTTCGAAGCTGACTGATGAGATGGTTAAGGAGGCTAAAAAGCTCTTAGACGCTCTCGGAGTTCCCTACGTTCAGGCACCAGCCGAGGGTGAGGCCCAGGCAGCATACCTTGTTAAGAAGGGCGACGCCTACGCTTCCGCAAGCCAGGACTACGATAGCCTCCTCTTCGGCTCCCCCAGGCTGATAAGGAATCTCACTATTAGCGGGAAGAGAAAGCTTCCGAGAAGAGAGGAATACATCGAGGTCAAGCCTGAGATGATAGAGCTTAACACGTTGCTCTCCAAGCTTAACCTGACCCTGGAGAACCTTGTAGATATAGGGATTCTGGTAGGCACGGATTATAATCCGGAAGGCTTCGAAGGGATAGGGGTTAAGAAAGCCTACCAGCTCGTCAAAACATACGGGTCGATCGAGAAGATTCCTAAAGCCTTGCTCAAGTCCAGCGTAGAGGTTGATGTCCTAGAGATTAAGAAATACTTCCTCCAACCCCCTGTTACAGACTCGTACAAGATAGAGTGGAGGGAGCCCGATGAGAAACTGGTTTTCGAGATCCTTGTTAACGAGCACGATTTTAGCGAGGATAGAGTGAAGAACGCGCTTGAAAGATTTACTAAAGCATACAAGGAGAATATTAAAGGAGTTCAGACCGGGCTGGGCAAGTGGTTTGCCAAGCCCTCCTAG
- a CDS encoding protein-L-isoaspartate O-methyltransferase, whose translation MSFHEQRSRVVELLVDSGYLRNPRIIKALLTVPRELFVPEAMRKYAYHDTPLPIGWGQTISAIHMVAIMTEELDPEPGNKVLEIGTGSGYQAAVLAEIVAKQDSGGGHVYSIERISELASFARKNLEKAGYSENVTVLVGDGTLGYREAAPYDRIIVTAAAPDIPPPLLEQLGDPGILVAPVGDRYFQRLLIVEKKNGRINKRWGIECVFVPLIGRYGWSVEERWKN comes from the coding sequence TTGAGCTTTCACGAGCAGAGGAGTAGAGTTGTCGAACTCCTAGTTGACTCAGGCTACTTGAGAAACCCCAGGATCATTAAAGCTCTCCTAACAGTGCCGAGGGAGTTGTTCGTCCCAGAGGCGATGAGGAAATACGCCTACCATGATACCCCGCTACCCATAGGCTGGGGTCAGACGATAAGTGCTATACACATGGTTGCCATAATGACCGAGGAGCTGGATCCTGAGCCGGGCAACAAGGTGTTAGAGATTGGAACCGGGTCGGGTTATCAGGCCGCTGTCCTGGCTGAAATAGTTGCCAAGCAGGACTCCGGTGGAGGACACGTGTACAGTATTGAGAGAATCAGCGAGCTAGCCTCGTTTGCTAGGAAAAACCTTGAGAAAGCAGGATACTCGGAAAACGTCACGGTACTGGTCGGCGATGGAACACTGGGCTACAGGGAGGCTGCTCCCTACGATAGAATAATAGTAACTGCTGCAGCCCCGGATATTCCTCCGCCACTGCTGGAGCAGCTAGGGGATCCCGGGATCCTGGTAGCACCGGTGGGGGACAGGTATTTCCAAAGACTCTTAATCGTTGAGAAGAAGAATGGGAGAATAAATAAGCGGTGGGGGATAGAATGCGTGTTCGTCCCTTTAATAGGCAGGTATGGATGGAGCGTGGAGGAAAGGTGGAAAAATTAG
- a CDS encoding DUF371 domain-containing protein produces the protein MGLGMIVASEIVRAKGHPNVTAKHKTTLEITRDCDLTLRGDCIIGVNADKAASNLSSDFKAALTSPRNILLIVLEAGGFKDYLIAHGSREITATDPRRIIIRRSSYVEPATIGVYATKAAGDLDRGLVNSLKSGDAVLTVKLYVLRLDDIEPVNP, from the coding sequence ATGGGGTTAGGGATGATAGTTGCCAGCGAGATAGTGCGCGCAAAGGGCCACCCAAACGTTACGGCTAAGCATAAGACAACGCTGGAGATAACGAGGGATTGTGATTTAACGTTGAGAGGGGACTGCATAATAGGGGTTAATGCTGACAAGGCTGCGTCAAACCTGTCCAGTGATTTTAAGGCTGCCTTAACGTCTCCGAGAAACATATTGTTAATTGTTCTTGAGGCAGGCGGGTTTAAGGACTACCTGATAGCACATGGTTCGAGAGAAATTACTGCTACCGATCCTCGAAGAATCATTATCAGGAGAAGTAGCTATGTCGAGCCCGCGACAATAGGGGTTTACGCGACGAAGGCAGCCGGGGATCTAGATAGAGGGTTGGTCAATAGTTTGAAAAGCGGTGACGCCGTGTTAACGGTTAAGCTATACGTGCTCAGGCTTGATGATATCGAACCTGTAAATCCCTGA
- a CDS encoding class I SAM-dependent methyltransferase: MGGKVLCVEVEKTRAEKAIKALRKTGLLLEDYLIERAGDKVLIPVAEKPESIDETLFRVVECAPGYKKKIAVNPPSYDLLGDVAIVRSKVLEHRASEEVVDALLKTHPRLKAIYVKEETVEEYRVPVLKLLWGTPVEVVVVKEYGLSFKIRLGKVYYNPRLTEEHRRLASLVRDGEIVVDLFSGIGGFPVHIASLKTALVLANDLNPVAHELLIENIKSNMRRLKGVIIPLNNDARDIPDHLPRKEVAHRVIANLPKASLGFAEVYDQVLAPEGILHLYVLTRDVYTSIDEVGSVLPGWRILSHRLVLEYSPGSGIYRFDIIKPEHV, encoded by the coding sequence TTGGGCGGGAAAGTGCTTTGCGTGGAAGTTGAAAAAACCCGCGCTGAGAAAGCGATAAAGGCTTTGAGGAAAACCGGCCTACTCCTCGAGGACTACTTAATAGAGAGGGCAGGTGACAAGGTACTCATACCTGTTGCTGAGAAGCCTGAATCCATCGATGAAACATTGTTCAGAGTTGTCGAATGCGCCCCGGGATACAAGAAGAAGATAGCTGTTAACCCTCCCTCATACGATTTGCTGGGAGATGTAGCAATTGTGAGGAGCAAGGTCTTGGAGCATAGAGCGTCGGAGGAGGTTGTGGATGCGCTTCTAAAAACTCATCCAAGGCTGAAAGCAATATATGTTAAGGAGGAGACTGTTGAAGAGTATAGAGTACCGGTTCTCAAACTCCTATGGGGAACCCCGGTTGAAGTAGTTGTTGTTAAAGAATACGGTTTAAGCTTCAAGATCAGGCTTGGAAAAGTCTACTATAATCCAAGGCTAACAGAGGAGCATAGGAGGCTCGCATCCCTGGTCAGGGATGGCGAGATCGTTGTTGACTTATTCTCAGGGATAGGCGGGTTCCCAGTCCACATTGCATCATTGAAAACCGCACTGGTCTTGGCAAACGATTTAAACCCTGTTGCCCACGAACTCTTAATAGAGAATATTAAATCCAATATGAGGAGGCTTAAAGGAGTCATCATACCGTTAAACAATGATGCAAGAGACATCCCTGATCACCTCCCGAGGAAAGAGGTGGCTCACAGGGTGATCGCAAACCTCCCTAAGGCAAGCCTAGGCTTTGCCGAAGTCTACGATCAAGTCCTCGCGCCTGAAGGCATCTTACACCTATACGTTCTAACAAGAGATGTCTACACCAGCATTGACGAGGTGGGCAGTGTTCTCCCAGGGTGGAGAATACTCAGCCACAGGCTTGTCCTAGAGTACTCTCCAGGCTCAGGGATTTACAGGTTCGATATCATCAAGCCTGAGCACGTATAG
- a CDS encoding NAD(+)/NADH kinase gives MFSKVALIYKPTLKCIEMVKELSNAFYSRGSETILFTVDDLLPAEIENTQLVVVVGGDGTFLKASSTIQRTGAFILPIHCGRRGAFFDPITMPLPEIVENVLNGEFIVQYYPRLKACRGSDCRVFINELALTSIDQGRITGFSIVINTPGISSRLEFEGDGVLVASSPGSAAYNLSAGGPLVDAWNSLIIITPLNPMQLNLPPIILPSFSTNVRVSCRGFSSMFFDGEKIATLTRGEEVVVSGSNNYLRVIRFKPRRDLLKNVIESRWVSFPQV, from the coding sequence ATGTTTTCCAAGGTAGCGTTGATATACAAGCCAACGCTTAAGTGTATTGAAATGGTTAAGGAGCTTTCGAACGCTTTCTATAGCAGAGGGTCTGAAACCATATTGTTCACTGTTGACGATTTACTACCGGCTGAGATAGAGAACACACAACTCGTCGTCGTGGTTGGAGGAGACGGAACGTTTCTCAAAGCATCCAGCACTATTCAGAGAACAGGGGCTTTCATCCTACCTATTCACTGCGGCAGGCGTGGAGCCTTCTTCGACCCGATTACCATGCCTCTCCCGGAGATTGTTGAGAATGTTTTGAACGGCGAGTTCATAGTTCAGTACTATCCGAGGCTGAAAGCCTGTAGGGGGAGCGACTGCAGGGTTTTCATTAACGAGCTCGCTTTAACCTCAATAGATCAGGGAAGGATCACGGGCTTCTCCATAGTTATCAACACCCCGGGGATTAGTTCGAGGCTAGAGTTTGAAGGAGACGGCGTCCTGGTCGCCTCATCGCCTGGTTCAGCCGCTTACAACTTGTCCGCGGGAGGACCTTTAGTTGACGCCTGGAACAGTTTGATCATTATAACCCCGTTGAACCCTATGCAGCTCAACCTTCCACCCATAATCCTTCCATCTTTTTCAACAAACGTAAGGGTTTCATGCAGGGGTTTTTCATCAATGTTTTTCGACGGGGAGAAAATAGCGACGCTGACTCGTGGAGAAGAGGTGGTTGTCTCAGGCTCTAACAACTATCTTAGAGTGATAAGGTTCAAGCCCAGGAGGGATCTTCTCAAAAATGTCATCGAGTCGAGATGGGTTTCCTTCCCCCAGGTTTAA
- a CDS encoding NOB1 family endonuclease, giving the protein MSSSRDGFPSPRFKTAVLDTSALLAKIYRLLPRHEIELYTTPRAVEEVKDRENKEALEEALDLGLITVKSPGKEFVGKVLKHATSIGEVSKLSKTDVEVAALALELKEAGGTFVFTDDYSLQNLLLHLRIGFKPLRTYGISEERAYLEKCPVCGYVPGEPGEKTCPLCGSEIKRVRPFSVKQ; this is encoded by the coding sequence ATGTCATCGAGTCGAGATGGGTTTCCTTCCCCCAGGTTTAAAACAGCTGTCCTGGACACGTCAGCCCTTCTAGCGAAAATATACAGGCTCCTGCCGAGGCATGAGATCGAACTATACACGACTCCTCGCGCAGTGGAAGAGGTGAAGGATCGCGAGAACAAGGAGGCCTTGGAGGAGGCTTTAGACCTTGGTTTAATAACTGTTAAATCCCCGGGGAAAGAGTTCGTTGGAAAAGTATTAAAGCATGCTACCTCAATAGGTGAGGTTTCAAAGCTTTCGAAGACTGATGTTGAAGTAGCTGCCCTAGCCCTTGAGCTTAAGGAGGCTGGCGGAACCTTTGTTTTCACAGATGACTACAGTCTGCAAAACCTTCTACTCCACTTAAGAATCGGGTTCAAGCCGTTGAGGACCTACGGCATCTCAGAGGAGAGGGCTTACCTGGAGAAATGCCCCGTGTGCGGGTATGTCCCAGGCGAGCCCGGGGAGAAAACATGCCCGTTATGCGGAAGCGAGATCAAAAGGGTCAGGCCTTTCTCAGTAAAGCAATGA
- a CDS encoding PUA domain-containing protein has protein sequence MQEGLLNELRRVYGSLTLRLVESLKTPPRRLYIRVNTLRASIEAVLEEMEREGVRAWRDGEIGEAVYVELKGPYKLPGDVEKTIVVDEKTAVSVMMGSNLYRPGVLKADSFRRGDMVRVVSKHGFYVGVVEATVSSSELFRMNSGLVGVNVASVYSAPRISELSVYRKGLVYPQGLPAMVTTIFLDPREGELVVDLNASPGGKTGHVVQYTRGRSRVIAFDRSESKITVLKSNLEKLGLAMNVLPIPYDSRYAHLDFNLNGRVDKVLVDPPCSNIGVRPKLVFDKTMSDVSNNASYQKQFLKTAHSLLKKGGIVAYSTCTLTSKENEEVVSYAVRELGFESVEAETLFTRCDKVYFENIVGYRFHPLNSDMPGYFIALLRKA, from the coding sequence ATGCAGGAAGGCCTGTTAAACGAGCTTAGACGCGTTTACGGTAGTTTAACCCTAAGGCTGGTTGAGTCTTTGAAGACGCCGCCTAGAAGGCTTTACATCCGGGTCAACACTTTGAGAGCAAGCATTGAAGCGGTTCTTGAGGAGATGGAGAGGGAGGGGGTTAGGGCTTGGAGGGATGGAGAGATTGGAGAAGCTGTTTACGTTGAGCTGAAGGGCCCGTATAAACTCCCCGGGGATGTTGAGAAAACTATAGTGGTGGATGAGAAGACCGCTGTCTCCGTGATGATGGGTTCCAACCTGTACAGGCCCGGTGTCTTGAAGGCTGACTCCTTCAGAAGGGGGGACATGGTTAGGGTGGTGTCGAAGCATGGGTTTTACGTCGGTGTTGTTGAAGCAACAGTGTCTTCCAGCGAGTTGTTCAGGATGAATAGTGGCTTAGTAGGGGTAAACGTTGCCTCCGTCTACAGCGCCCCGAGGATAAGTGAGCTCTCGGTTTACCGTAAGGGATTGGTTTATCCGCAAGGACTTCCGGCGATGGTTACTACGATATTTCTAGATCCTCGCGAGGGAGAGCTGGTCGTAGACTTGAACGCATCGCCGGGTGGTAAAACCGGGCACGTAGTCCAGTACACTAGGGGGAGGAGTAGGGTTATAGCTTTCGACCGGAGCGAGTCCAAGATTACGGTGTTGAAGTCGAACCTTGAAAAACTGGGCTTGGCAATGAATGTCCTCCCCATCCCGTACGACTCTAGGTATGCACACCTGGATTTCAACCTTAACGGAAGAGTTGACAAGGTTCTTGTGGACCCACCGTGCAGTAACATAGGGGTTAGGCCGAAGCTAGTTTTTGATAAAACTATGAGCGATGTTTCAAACAATGCCAGCTATCAGAAGCAGTTTTTGAAAACTGCTCACAGCTTGCTGAAGAAAGGGGGCATAGTAGCTTATTCAACCTGTACTCTAACGTCGAAGGAGAACGAGGAAGTAGTATCATACGCTGTGAGGGAGCTCGGATTTGAAAGCGTTGAAGCTGAAACACTGTTCACGCGGTGCGATAAAGTCTATTTTGAAAACATAGTAGGCTACAGATTCCACCCGTTAAACAGTGACATGCCTGGCTACTTCATTGCTTTACTGAGAAAGGCCTGA
- a CDS encoding DUF2283 domain-containing protein, giving the protein MERKYFIENLGNMWIEYDKQNDILYLNFATEIGDADEEVLSEDGDVVFRLKEGRLVSIMVLNFSEKIGAAIL; this is encoded by the coding sequence GTGGAGAGGAAGTATTTTATCGAAAACCTCGGCAACATGTGGATAGAGTACGATAAGCAAAACGACATACTGTACTTAAACTTTGCCACGGAGATAGGGGATGCTGACGAGGAGGTTTTAAGTGAGGATGGCGACGTGGTTTTCAGACTCAAAGAGGGGCGTTTAGTCTCAATAATGGTTTTAAACTTCAGCGAGAAAATCGGTGCAGCGATTCTTTAA
- a CDS encoding N-glycosylase/DNA lyase: MRIKIMFIDIQRAYELSRIFKPLTNLVGIVERNDPQYRAVEALARVKGCDQAAVLVIANALVSYQLNVRGEEYWQYFAESTASARGSPDSVMLGFLLSNKHRNRLLQQKIERVKSFFNTKLYRDLSIDGLKYCSSLEVLRDRLAEELASSRFSKTILFAVKMYNYVCTSCGREVKGDVDLPIDLRNAELSVWSCIVRECGGGERACSEKLMRDPYRARLADAWRIVCRESGIPCVKLDALTWLVAGVLKDSGLNPVVAGRRVAEAFGVEIPVEALRELVKCAGGGY, from the coding sequence GTGAGGATTAAGATAATGTTTATCGACATTCAGAGAGCGTACGAGTTGTCAAGGATTTTCAAGCCTCTCACCAATCTCGTAGGAATTGTTGAGAGAAACGACCCTCAGTACAGGGCTGTGGAAGCATTAGCCAGGGTGAAAGGGTGCGACCAGGCCGCTGTGCTCGTCATTGCTAATGCCTTGGTTAGCTACCAGTTGAATGTCCGGGGCGAGGAGTACTGGCAGTATTTCGCGGAGAGCACTGCATCCGCGAGGGGCTCGCCCGACTCGGTCATGCTGGGTTTTCTGCTCAGTAATAAGCATAGGAACAGGTTGCTCCAGCAGAAGATTGAGAGGGTTAAATCTTTCTTCAATACAAAACTCTACAGGGATTTAAGCATTGATGGATTGAAATACTGTTCGTCCTTGGAAGTACTCAGGGATAGGCTTGCGGAGGAGCTAGCGTCGAGCAGGTTCTCCAAGACAATACTGTTTGCTGTTAAAATGTACAACTACGTCTGCACTTCATGCGGAAGAGAGGTCAAGGGTGATGTGGATTTACCCATAGATCTGAGAAACGCTGAGCTGAGCGTTTGGAGCTGTATCGTGAGAGAATGCGGCGGGGGAGAACGAGCCTGCTCGGAGAAGCTCATGCGAGACCCGTACCGTGCGAGGCTGGCTGATGCGTGGAGGATAGTGTGCAGGGAGTCCGGAATACCTTGCGTGAAGCTCGATGCGTTAACATGGCTGGTAGCAGGCGTCTTAAAGGATTCAGGCTTGAACCCGGTGGTGGCGGGGAGGAGGGTTGCGGAGGCTTTCGGCGTTGAAATACCGGTTGAAGCGTTGAGAGAGCTTGTGAAATGTGCTGGTGGTGGGTATTGA
- a CDS encoding HD domain-containing protein, protein MRIIESLVKALLGGDFDHGYPHVERVLKWAERIVSAENLVVDRELLETIILLHDVGRIIGEPHAYYSGLLAEELLKELGIDHAVIGRVVNAIQYHSFSYARNHNIQPGSTEALVLSDADKLDALGVVGFIRVFLYSCRNGRSLEDTLRHFDEKIFKLSGEVKFHYSRLKALELAEKTRGLLNELLVESGTPALP, encoded by the coding sequence TTGAGGATTATTGAATCACTGGTTAAAGCTCTCCTGGGAGGCGACTTCGACCATGGATATCCCCATGTGGAGAGGGTTTTGAAATGGGCTGAGAGGATTGTTTCAGCGGAAAACCTTGTGGTGGATCGCGAGTTGCTGGAGACTATCATCCTGTTGCACGACGTGGGAAGAATCATAGGTGAGCCTCATGCTTACTACTCAGGCTTACTGGCAGAGGAGTTGTTGAAAGAGTTAGGCATTGATCATGCTGTGATAGGAAGAGTTGTTAACGCCATACAATACCACAGCTTCTCCTACGCCAGGAATCACAATATTCAACCGGGGTCGACGGAGGCATTGGTGCTGAGCGATGCTGACAAGCTCGATGCTCTCGGCGTCGTGGGCTTCATCAGAGTGTTTCTCTACAGCTGTAGGAACGGCCGATCTCTCGAGGACACTCTCAGACATTTCGACGAGAAGATATTCAAATTGAGCGGTGAGGTGAAGTTTCACTACTCCCGTTTAAAAGCCTTGGAGCTGGCGGAGAAAACTAGGGGGCTTCTCAACGAATTACTGGTGGAGTCCGGGACGCCTGCTCTGCCCTAG
- a CDS encoding radical SAM protein: MGLEWFISIIHARPDAILVWDDQEVRERLSWYYSVMRDLKPAKFLIAKRIPVDENPYNDELSIDDLWRIHDKASVEFKRILQEVRSGGVGLEDLVKPSFSLLDVKVALAYRLYSPCRLCERKCSALRAQGKPGVCFVDRECIVHTYFHHMGEEAPLVPSGTIFYGGCNFKCAFCQNYDISQVSPRSGERVTPERLARIQDSLRKRGARNINHVGGEPTPHLPFILESLKHLETNTPQLWNSNMYMSLESMKLLADVIDIWLPDFKYGSNECAWRLSRVRNYWEVVTRNHKLAYENGDMIIRHLVLPNHVECCTRKVLEWIAGNTPRVLVNIMEQYRPEHLVSKYPEKYPDISRRPSRDEMKRAYEIADNLGIVYKPVS, translated from the coding sequence ATGGGTTTGGAATGGTTTATTTCAATAATCCACGCTAGACCTGACGCGATCCTTGTTTGGGACGACCAGGAGGTTAGGGAAAGGCTTTCATGGTACTACAGCGTGATGAGGGATTTGAAGCCGGCTAAGTTCCTTATCGCTAAAAGAATTCCTGTTGACGAGAACCCCTACAATGATGAGTTGTCGATTGATGATTTGTGGAGGATTCATGATAAAGCTAGTGTAGAATTCAAAAGAATCCTGCAGGAAGTGAGAAGTGGCGGTGTAGGGTTGGAGGATCTTGTTAAGCCATCATTCAGCCTGTTGGATGTGAAAGTGGCTTTAGCCTATAGGCTGTACTCTCCCTGCAGGCTTTGTGAAAGGAAATGTAGTGCTTTAAGGGCTCAAGGGAAGCCCGGGGTGTGCTTTGTCGACAGGGAGTGCATTGTCCACACATACTTCCACCACATGGGCGAGGAGGCCCCCTTGGTTCCAAGCGGGACAATATTCTACGGGGGATGTAATTTCAAGTGCGCGTTCTGCCAGAACTATGACATCAGCCAGGTCTCCCCTAGGAGCGGGGAGCGGGTTACTCCTGAAAGGCTTGCAAGGATTCAGGACTCGCTGAGGAAGAGGGGTGCGCGAAACATCAACCATGTAGGTGGTGAGCCAACACCTCACTTACCATTCATCCTGGAGAGCCTTAAGCATCTTGAAACTAACACGCCTCAGCTATGGAACAGTAACATGTACATGAGCCTTGAATCAATGAAGCTTTTAGCAGACGTTATAGACATATGGCTGCCTGATTTCAAGTATGGTTCAAACGAGTGTGCATGGAGGCTTAGCCGGGTCAGGAACTACTGGGAGGTTGTTACGAGAAACCACAAGCTAGCCTATGAGAACGGCGACATGATAATAAGGCACCTGGTCCTGCCAAACCACGTTGAATGTTGCACTAGGAAGGTTTTAGAATGGATTGCTGGTAACACCCCCAGAGTGCTAGTCAACATAATGGAGCAGTATAGGCCGGAGCACTTAGTGTCCAAGTACCCGGAGAAATACCCTGATATAAGCAGGAGGCCGAGCAGGGACGAGATGAAGCGGGCTTACGAGATAGCTGACAACCTTGGGATAGTATATAAGCCTGTCTCCTAG